Proteins from one Mercurialis annua linkage group LG7, ddMerAnnu1.2, whole genome shotgun sequence genomic window:
- the LOC126656799 gene encoding uncharacterized protein LOC126656799 — MICTWNIRGLSSPNKQSEMVSLICRNKLKMMGIIETRVNVNKFDSVWKSLKAKLPGWEVVNNYNSVDRIDLWDKLLEISQSMREKWIIFGDFNSVSDSNLFELKKIGSNFTWTNNQYGDDRIWRKIDWCFVNNCWLEKWPESFYDARSPTISDHSPLVVSMRSRPSERKISFKFFNVWCEHQNFMNIVKDVWEKRADLQNDPFNKVLHDEERAVSMHLFKLLSWEESIAKQKSRMQWICLGDQNTKFFHICIKQREARKRIVAIRSAEGVVIEDNDKIKDEILRHYMKFIGSAEQNRTNTNPAIFDYGHMLDDGDRDYLDAVVLDDEIKSSLFDINGDKAPGPDGYNSNFFKKSWSIIGEDIIDAVKDFFRSGIMLKQANATVISLIPKINDPKTINDYRPISCCNVMY; from the exons ATGATATGCACTTGGAACATTAGGGGTTTGAGCTCCCCAAATAAGCAATCAGAGATGGTTTCTTTGATTTGCAGGAATAAATTGAAGATGATGGGTATAATTGAAACTAGAGTGAATGTTAATAAATTTGATAGTGTGTGGAAGTCCTTAAAAGCTAAGTTGCCTGGTTGGGAGGTTGTTAATAATTACAATT CTGTTGATAGAATTGATCTTTGGGATAAGTTATTGGAGATTAGCCAAAGTATGAGGGAGAAATGGATCATTTTTGGTGATTTTAACTCT GTGAGTGATTCGAATCTCTTTGAGCTTAAGAAGATTGGAAGTAATTTTACCTGGACAAATAACCAGTATGGTGATGATCGTATTTGGAGGAAAATAGACTGGTGTTTTGTGAATAATTGTTGGCTAGAGAAATGGCCTGAGTCATTTTATGATGCTAGATCTCCTACTATTTCAGATCATAGCCCTCTGGTAGTAAGTATGAGATCAAGACCTAGTGAGAGGAAAATTAGTTTCAAGTTCTTCAATGTTTGGTGTGAGCACCAAAACTTTATGAATATTGTTAAAGATGTTTGGGAGAAAAGG GCAGATcttcaaaatgatccttttaATAAAGTGCTACATGATGAAGAGAGGGCTGTGAGTATGCACTTATTCAAGCTTTTGAGCTGGGAAGAAAGTATTGCAAAGCAAAAGTCTAGAATGCAGTGGATTTGTTTAGGGGACCAGAATACAAAGTTCTTCCATATATGCATAAAGCAGAGAGAAGCAAGGAAGAGAATTGTGGCTATTAGATCTGCTGAAGGAGTTGTTATTGAGGATAATGATAAGATCAAAGATGAGATTCTGAGACACTACATGAAGTTTATTGGGTCTGCTGAGCAGAACAGAACAAATACAAATCCTGCAATCTTTGATTATGGTCATATGCTGGATGATGGAGATAGAGATTACTTAGATGCTGTTGTTTTAGATGATGAGATAAAGTCTTCTTTATTTGATATTAATGGTGATAAAGCCCCAGGACCTGATGGGTATAATAgcaattttttcaaaaagagTTGGAGCATTATTGGGGAGGATATAATTGATGCTGTAAAAGACTTCTTCAGATCAGGTATTATGCTCAAACAAGCTAATGCTACTGTCATTTCTCTAATTCCTAAAATTAATGACCCTAAGACTATTAATGATTATAGACCTATCTCTTGCTGTAATGTAATGTATTAA
- the LOC126657797 gene encoding probable WRKY transcription factor 51, producing the protein MFDSMDCLINPNSNPKNHHYPIFDPVIDSPFSPTDFQLWDYLILNDGSSSQSTMVSSDQLTSGGDGGGDGGATSRNGNNNNKWKKGVMNKDEKLEMVHRVAFRTKSDLEIMDDGFKWRKYGKKSVKNSPNPRNYYKCSSGDCNVKKRVERDREDSKYVITTYEGIHNHQSPSLVYYKNGWNLQTSSPSSSS; encoded by the exons ATGTTCGACTCAATGGACTGTCTTATAAACCCTAATTCTAACCCTAAAAATCATCATTATCCGATTTTCGATCCGGTAATCGATTCGCCATTTTCCCCAACAGATTTTCAGTTATGGGACTATCTCATACTTAATGATGGATCTTCATCTCAAAGTACTATGGTTTCATCGGATCAGCTTACTAGCGGCGGCGACGGTGGTGGTGATGGTGGTGCAACATCTAGAAATGGTAATAATAACAA taaaTGGAAAAAGGGAGTGATGAATAAAGATGAGAAGCTTGAAATGGTTCATAGAGTTGCATTTAGAACAAAATCAGATTTAGAGATAATGGATGATGGTTTCAAGTGGAGGAAGTACGGCAAGAAATCTGTCAAGAACAGTCCAAATCCGAG GAATTACTATAAATGTTCAAGTGGAGATTGCAATGTGAAGAAGAGAGTGGAGAGAGACAGAGAAGATTCAAAATATGTAATAACAACATATGAAGGTATTCACAACCATCAAAGTCCCTCTCTGGTATACTACAAGAATGGCTGGAATTTGCAaacttcttctccttcttcctCTTCATAG
- the LOC126654745 gene encoding ras-related protein Rab7-like — MVMVDISNKRRALLKVIVLGDSGVGKTSLMNQYVYKKFNQQYKATIGADFVTKELLLDDKLVTLQIWDTAGQERFQSLGSAFYRGADCCVMVYDVNVHRSYETLNNWYQEFLKQANPVNPQAFPFILFGNKIDVDGGSSRVVSEKKARDWCSSKGDIPYFETSAKENYGIDEAFQCVAESALASEYEHNIYFQGISETVSEVEQRSGCAC; from the exons ATGGTGATGGTGGACATATCCAATAAGAGAAGAGCTTTGCTCAAAGTTATTGTTCTTGGTGATTCTGG AGTTGGAAAGACTTCGTTGATGAACCA ATATGTGTATAAGAAGTTTAATCAGCAGTATAAAGCAACAATTGGTGCTGATTTTGTCACCAAGGAACTGCTGCTTGATGATAAGCTGGTCACCTTGCAA ATATGGGATACAGCAGGGCAGGAGAGGTTTCAGAGTTTAGGATCAGCATTTTACAGGGGAGCTGATTGCTGTGTTATGGTGTATGATGTCAATGTGCATAGATCCTACGAAACACtcaacaattggtatcaagaATTTCTCAAACAG GCAAATCCAGTTAATCCTCAAGCATTCCCATTCATATTGTTTGGAAACAAGATAGATGTGGATGGTGGAAGCAGCCGAGTG GTTTCAGAGAAAAAAGCAAGAGATTGGTGTTCTTCGAAAGGAGATATACCATATTTTGAGACCTCAGCGAAAGAGAATTATGGCATCGATGAAGCATTCCAATGCGTTGCTGAAAGTGCACTAGCTTCTGAATATGAACATAACAT TTATTTTCAAGGGATTTCAGAAACTGTTTCGGAAGTTGAGCAAAGAAGCGGTTGTGCATGCTGA